A region from the Algoriphagus machipongonensis genome encodes:
- a CDS encoding GxxExxY protein, which yields MLDNQTEQIFKNVLDACFKVHKTLGPGLLESAYEVCLVHELQKMGLKVRKQVALPVQYENIELDAGYRIDLLVEETVIVELKAVDELNPIHIAQVLTYLKLSKLKLGSLVNFNVKLLRNGIKRIIL from the coding sequence ATGTTGGATAATCAAACAGAGCAAATATTTAAAAATGTTTTAGATGCTTGCTTTAAAGTCCATAAAACTTTAGGTCCAGGATTATTAGAAAGTGCTTACGAAGTTTGCCTTGTCCATGAATTACAAAAAATGGGTTTAAAAGTAAGGAAACAAGTAGCTCTTCCGGTTCAATATGAGAATATTGAGTTGGACGCTGGATATAGAATTGATTTGTTAGTCGAGGAAACGGTCATCGTGGAATTAAAAGCAGTTGATGAATTAAATCCAATTCATATAGCTCAAGTCCTTACCTATCTAAAATTATCTAAATTGAAATTAGGCTCGTTAGTCAATTTCAATGTCAAACTATTAAGAAACGGGATTAAGAGAATAATCCTTTAA
- the cysQ gene encoding 3'(2'),5'-bisphosphate nucleotidase CysQ, producing the protein MINIKELTSLAKEASLAAGKAILEIYNSADFGVEIKGDNSPLTKADKAANEVIVSFLEKTNLPILSEEGKDIPYEVRKDWEYFWMVDPLDGTKEFIKQNGEFTVNIALIHQRKPILGVVYAPVLEWLYWGNSEQGAWKEEGLNEAFQLKKQESSEVKTIVASRSHLSPETQEFIDQYPGVEVISMGSSLKFLLVAEGKAQIYPRFAPTMEWDTAAAHGVIQAMNGVVMKWPERVVLQYNKEKLLNSWFIVTFLEQD; encoded by the coding sequence ATGATCAACATAAAAGAACTAACTTCTCTTGCTAAAGAAGCTTCCCTTGCCGCTGGGAAAGCCATCCTTGAAATATACAACTCTGCAGATTTCGGAGTGGAAATAAAAGGGGATAATTCACCCTTGACGAAAGCAGACAAAGCAGCGAACGAAGTAATTGTAAGCTTTCTTGAAAAAACAAATCTTCCAATTTTATCTGAAGAAGGAAAAGACATTCCTTATGAAGTTAGAAAAGATTGGGAATACTTCTGGATGGTAGACCCTTTAGATGGAACCAAAGAGTTTATTAAACAGAATGGAGAGTTTACTGTTAATATTGCTTTGATACATCAAAGGAAACCTATTTTGGGAGTAGTATATGCTCCAGTATTGGAATGGTTGTATTGGGGTAATAGTGAACAAGGGGCCTGGAAGGAAGAAGGGCTTAATGAGGCTTTTCAATTAAAGAAGCAGGAGTCATCTGAAGTTAAGACTATAGTTGCAAGTAGATCACATTTAAGCCCCGAGACTCAGGAGTTTATCGATCAGTACCCAGGAGTGGAAGTAATCTCTATGGGATCATCCTTAAAATTTTTACTTGTAGCGGAAGGTAAAGCACAAATCTATCCTCGTTTTGCCCCTACTATGGAGTGGGATACCGCAGCTGCGCATGGAGTTATTCAAGCTATGAATGGCGTAGTGATGAAATGGCCTGAGAGAGTTGTCTTACAGTATAATAAAGAAAAATTGTTAAATAGTTGGTTCATTGTCACTTTTCTTGAGCAGGATTAA
- a CDS encoding flippase, with protein sequence MKYLSKITLNINKLDIHTLEVMTKSITSLFVKVGGVLIGMLVSIALGRILGPDGYGIINLAERVINILIIVCLLGVRQLIVKNIAIAKEHEDFQSIGNIMHSAYILNGVVTLLLSSIFIIISPWLSNDVFHEPRLTIPLMIFLVGLTPQVMSRLLSSGLIGYRKIWQSNLVEQTLSIAITGLFLFLLYFIGLEITVNIVAVIYVIGRIGVTITVSMYWSSLFTFKSKWERKSITLFRDSLPLFLSSVSTIIISNSDVIILGIFASTSDIGLYGIAIKIALLTSFFLQITNSSVGPKIAALYFNGSIMETEQMVKKVTRVLLICGLVSIVIFIFFGNLILSLWGDEFQAAYIILLILSFGQLFNIGTGAAGQILTMTGHEKFNRNITVFYMILNILLNYIFIKKFGILGAAFINSFTVISLNVTRVIYAKKLTGISTI encoded by the coding sequence ATGAAATACTTGAGTAAAATTACTTTGAATATCAATAAGTTAGATATTCATACGCTTGAAGTAATGACAAAATCTATTACTTCATTATTTGTGAAGGTGGGTGGGGTTTTAATAGGTATGTTAGTTAGTATTGCTCTTGGTAGAATTTTAGGCCCTGATGGTTATGGAATAATTAATTTAGCGGAAAGAGTTATTAATATATTAATAATTGTTTGTCTTCTTGGTGTACGTCAACTAATAGTTAAAAATATCGCTATTGCTAAAGAACATGAAGATTTTCAATCAATTGGAAATATTATGCATTCGGCATATATATTAAACGGCGTTGTTACACTACTTTTATCTTCAATATTTATCATTATATCACCTTGGCTATCCAATGATGTTTTTCATGAACCTAGGCTTACTATACCTCTAATGATTTTTCTAGTAGGATTAACTCCTCAAGTTATGTCAAGACTTTTGTCTTCTGGGTTAATAGGGTACAGAAAGATTTGGCAAAGTAATCTAGTTGAGCAAACATTAAGCATTGCTATTACTGGACTTTTTCTTTTTCTTCTATACTTTATTGGACTTGAAATTACTGTAAATATAGTTGCAGTAATATATGTAATTGGTAGGATTGGCGTGACAATTACGGTCTCTATGTATTGGTCTTCACTTTTTACTTTCAAATCTAAATGGGAGAGAAAATCTATAACTTTATTTCGCGATTCACTTCCTTTGTTTTTATCGTCTGTTTCAACGATTATTATTTCTAATTCGGATGTTATTATTTTAGGTATTTTTGCTAGCACTTCTGACATAGGATTATATGGAATTGCTATAAAAATTGCATTATTGACAAGTTTTTTTCTTCAAATTACTAATTCCTCTGTTGGGCCTAAAATTGCAGCTCTTTATTTCAATGGTAGCATAATGGAAACAGAACAAATGGTAAAGAAAGTCACTAGAGTTCTTTTAATTTGTGGTTTAGTATCAATTGTAATATTTATATTTTTTGGTAACTTAATCTTGAGTTTATGGGGAGATGAGTTTCAAGCAGCTTATATTATTTTATTAATTCTGAGCTTTGGTCAACTGTTTAATATAGGGACTGGAGCCGCTGGACAAATTCTTACTATGACAGGCCATGAAAAATTTAACAGAAATATAACTGTCTTTTATATGATTCTTAATATTTTACTAAATTATATATTTATTAAAAAATTTGGAATTCTTGGTGCAGCTTTCATAAATTCTTTCACAGTTATCTCTTTAAATGTAACTAGGGTAATATATGCTAAAAAACTAACCGGAATTTCCACTATATAA
- a CDS encoding sulfotransferase family 2 domain-containing protein has protein sequence MISHFHKCVFVHIPKTAGISIEKKILESLDVKYENRMPFWLGPNNNLNIGPPRFAHLSYDDMIKYHYLSNEIVEKYYKFSIVRHPLDRLRSIYNYKGYNYLCSFNDFVIKAVPRLVEENWFFQSQVHFIRNSMGQIPMDFIGKFENLENDFQIISEKIGLSDKKLPHYNKAKKKVTLISKQIKLARLYKSDKKSFNLLSLNRSNIDITDTVKNCVYKAYREDFKMFDYNL, from the coding sequence ATGATAAGTCATTTTCATAAATGTGTATTTGTACATATTCCTAAAACAGCAGGAATAAGCATAGAGAAAAAGATACTTGAATCGTTAGATGTTAAGTATGAAAACAGGATGCCTTTCTGGTTAGGTCCAAACAATAATTTGAATATTGGTCCCCCAAGATTTGCTCATCTATCATATGATGATATGATAAAATACCACTATTTATCAAATGAAATAGTTGAAAAATATTACAAGTTTTCTATAGTTCGTCATCCATTAGATCGGTTGAGATCAATTTATAATTATAAAGGATATAATTATCTTTGTTCATTTAACGATTTTGTAATTAAGGCTGTTCCAAGATTGGTGGAAGAAAATTGGTTTTTTCAAAGCCAAGTTCATTTTATTCGCAATTCTATGGGTCAAATTCCAATGGATTTTATTGGGAAATTTGAGAATCTTGAGAATGATTTTCAGATAATTAGTGAGAAAATTGGCCTGTCAGATAAAAAATTACCTCATTATAATAAAGCTAAAAAGAAAGTTACATTAATTAGCAAGCAGATTAAATTGGCCCGATTATACAAATCTGATAAAAAGTCTTTTAATCTACTTTCGCTCAATAGGTCTAATATAGATATAACTGATACTGTAAAAAACTGTGTTTATAAGGCATATAGAGAAGATTTTAAGATGTTTGATTATAATTTGTAG
- a CDS encoding sulfotransferase domain-containing protein gives MKINTFLIGAQKAGTTSLYDWLGQHDDVLAPDFIKDYHHFTAPSLQEKADEYLESFYKSKSKVLLHSAVNYLYFSEKCAERLHNYNPDAKLLICLRKPQDRAISAYKYFVRSLRETNSLADSLSLELSNSFTDYASLSNRTYISHGKYSSQISDYLKYFPRNQIHFTIYEELINPDMRLSVMQEVYDFLQINSNVDINFKHLNKSSSPKSNIINVLLRGRGIKMFKNLLPLKFRKNLSKKIEQLNLSNDEISVYISDEELNLLDEYLNDECELTGDIIAKKLDFLWA, from the coding sequence ATGAAAATAAATACATTTCTAATTGGTGCTCAAAAGGCTGGAACAACTAGTCTATATGACTGGTTAGGTCAACATGATGATGTTCTTGCTCCTGATTTTATTAAAGATTATCATCATTTCACGGCACCGAGCCTACAGGAAAAAGCAGATGAATATTTGGAGTCTTTTTATAAATCAAAATCAAAAGTTCTCTTACATAGTGCGGTTAATTATTTGTATTTTAGTGAGAAATGCGCAGAACGGTTGCATAATTATAACCCTGATGCTAAATTATTGATTTGCTTAAGGAAGCCCCAAGATCGCGCTATTTCTGCTTATAAGTATTTTGTTCGAAGTTTAAGAGAAACTAATTCTCTTGCTGATTCTTTGTCTCTTGAACTTAGTAATAGTTTTACTGATTATGCATCTTTGTCTAATAGAACCTATATTTCACACGGTAAATATTCTTCTCAAATCTCAGATTACTTAAAATATTTTCCTAGAAACCAAATTCATTTTACTATATATGAGGAGCTAATTAATCCTGATATGCGTTTATCAGTTATGCAAGAAGTTTATGATTTTTTGCAAATCAATTCAAACGTAGACATTAATTTTAAGCATTTAAATAAGTCTTCTTCGCCTAAATCTAATATAATAAATGTCTTGTTGAGAGGTAGGGGTATTAAAATGTTTAAAAATTTATTGCCTTTGAAGTTTAGAAAGAATCTTAGTAAGAAAATTGAGCAATTAAATCTATCAAATGATGAGATATCAGTATATATTTCTGACGAAGAGTTAAATTTATTAGATGAGTATCTTAATGATGAATGTGAACTTACGGGTGATATAATTGCAAAAAAATTGGATTTTCTATGGGCATAG
- a CDS encoding glycosyltransferase family 4 protein: MNTSILILSPFLSISGGVSSYVLSLRGFWGINEKYFFRGGHGSNTLAKSYYFAKHFFNFLFKGLLGNPDAPVFINTSLNKNAYSRDLMYIKACRLFKRDFYIFIHGWDTSYFTTIKNHSSSDSFKFAKKIFVLSEDFKNDLVSIGIDEGKIEVEVTVVNSEFIDFFNINKSLFKGDSIKLLYLARLEKDKGIFRLLDAFKILSDNIPNLQLRIAGSGSAETEVTDWISSNSKLDISYIGRIDGTLKYEYFAWADYYVLPTSHGEGLPISVLEAITAGCVVIVPPVGGLKYFFKDQEMGFLLNDLSPSSLANVIIDSLKNVELLNSISNQNFKRGKSLYSPTVVVDRLKKHIYG, encoded by the coding sequence ATGAATACATCCATATTAATTTTGTCTCCTTTTTTATCGATTTCAGGAGGTGTTTCCTCTTATGTACTCAGTTTAAGGGGCTTTTGGGGAATTAATGAAAAATATTTCTTTCGTGGAGGTCATGGTTCCAATACTTTAGCTAAGTCTTATTATTTTGCTAAACATTTTTTTAATTTTTTATTTAAGGGTTTACTTGGCAATCCTGATGCTCCTGTATTTATTAATACATCATTAAACAAAAATGCGTATTCTAGAGACTTGATGTATATTAAAGCTTGTCGTTTGTTTAAACGAGATTTTTATATATTTATTCATGGTTGGGATACATCTTATTTCACTACCATAAAGAACCACAGTTCAAGTGATAGTTTTAAATTTGCAAAAAAAATTTTTGTTCTGTCAGAAGACTTTAAAAACGATTTAGTTTCTATTGGAATTGATGAAGGTAAAATTGAAGTTGAAGTAACTGTAGTTAACTCAGAGTTTATTGATTTTTTTAATATTAATAAATCACTTTTCAAAGGTGATTCTATTAAGTTGTTATACTTAGCTAGGCTAGAAAAAGATAAAGGGATCTTTCGGCTTCTTGATGCTTTTAAAATCCTAAGCGATAATATTCCCAATTTGCAACTTAGAATTGCTGGTTCTGGATCAGCTGAAACCGAGGTTACTGATTGGATATCTTCAAATAGTAAGCTTGATATTTCCTATATTGGGAGAATTGATGGTACTTTAAAGTATGAGTATTTCGCATGGGCAGACTATTACGTTTTGCCAACTTCTCATGGAGAAGGCTTACCTATTAGTGTCTTAGAAGCTATTACTGCGGGATGTGTCGTGATAGTACCCCCTGTAGGAGGTTTAAAGTATTTTTTTAAGGATCAGGAAATGGGGTTTCTATTAAATGATCTTTCTCCTTCAAGTTTAGCTAATGTCATAATTGATTCTTTAAAAAATGTGGAATTATTGAATTCAATTAGTAATCAGAATTTTAAACGTGGAAAGTCTCTATATTCTCCTACTGTGGTAGTAGATCGGCTTAAAAAACATATATATGGATAA
- a CDS encoding prenyltransferase/squalene oxidase repeat-containing protein, translated as MDKIIDRIVTNLSVKDFRGIDPYDFASSKVNLPSQLISKLSFLNKISPINFRKALGIVDSYNSKSNALFLQALCIYDPIKFSTEIDYLINWLIENRSIEFEEYSVGFAFEMALSRYQSGPGKTSLIISLFTMFAFFEAYKNSGNKKLLDCIISFEELLSSKWLKFEDDYTLWFSYLPNQKDEVYNATAKVGRFYALYYKIFPSEDLKNKLLKILNYLVSVQNPDGSWGYSVKNPYVDNFHTVFMLESIYHMHEVVNTDKSNLMFESALADYITNCFIGPRPLHFHTMHYPKDIRSKLIDTEIRDIANAIILFSKIGQIDRAETILNWAVSNYYDSKDGYFYFFQNRIYKSKINYVRWQGWMSLAIAEFSKHK; from the coding sequence ATGGATAAAATTATAGATAGAATTGTAACTAATCTTAGTGTTAAAGATTTTAGAGGTATAGATCCTTACGATTTTGCTAGCTCAAAGGTTAACTTGCCCTCTCAATTGATATCCAAACTCTCATTTTTGAATAAAATTTCCCCCATTAATTTTCGTAAGGCACTTGGTATTGTAGATTCTTACAATTCTAAATCTAATGCCCTTTTTTTGCAGGCCTTATGTATTTACGATCCAATTAAATTTTCAACTGAAATTGATTATTTAATAAACTGGCTTATAGAAAATCGTAGTATTGAATTTGAAGAGTATTCTGTAGGTTTTGCTTTTGAAATGGCTCTTTCCCGATACCAGTCTGGTCCTGGTAAGACCTCTCTTATTATCTCACTGTTCACTATGTTTGCTTTTTTTGAAGCGTACAAAAATTCAGGAAATAAGAAATTACTGGATTGTATAATATCATTTGAGGAATTGCTCAGTTCTAAATGGCTTAAATTTGAGGATGATTATACTTTATGGTTTTCCTATCTTCCAAATCAGAAGGATGAGGTTTATAATGCAACTGCCAAAGTGGGTAGATTTTATGCTTTATATTATAAGATCTTTCCTAGTGAAGATCTTAAAAATAAATTGTTAAAAATTTTGAATTATTTGGTTTCAGTACAAAATCCTGATGGTTCTTGGGGTTACTCTGTAAAAAATCCATATGTTGATAATTTTCATACAGTCTTTATGTTGGAATCCATCTATCATATGCATGAAGTAGTAAATACCGATAAGTCAAATTTAATGTTTGAATCAGCATTGGCAGATTATATTACAAATTGTTTTATTGGCCCAAGACCACTTCATTTTCACACAATGCATTACCCAAAGGATATTAGGAGTAAGCTTATAGATACTGAAATAAGAGATATTGCCAATGCCATAATTCTATTTTCAAAAATAGGGCAAATTGATAGAGCTGAAACAATTCTTAATTGGGCTGTATCAAATTATTATGATTCTAAAGATGGCTATTTTTATTTTTTCCAGAATCGTATATATAAGTCAAAAATTAACTATGTACGTTGGCAAGGTTGGATGTCTTTAGCAATTGCTGAATTCTCGAAACATAAATAA
- a CDS encoding acyltransferase translates to MKKISLLLYYLFASNFPSYWWPGGPLFNTIRIALLRNVIGIGIGNKIQKGIYVGSGNGVKIGNNCQINERVRLDNVEIGNNVMIARECIVLGKTHLNSDVDVPMADQGRSEAFTSYIEDDVWLGLRVIVMPGVRIGKGSIVGAGAVVTKDIPAFTIWGGVPAKFIKSRI, encoded by the coding sequence ATGAAAAAGATATCTTTGCTTCTTTATTACTTGTTTGCCTCTAACTTTCCGAGTTATTGGTGGCCAGGTGGTCCTTTATTTAATACAATAAGAATTGCCCTATTAAGAAATGTGATAGGAATTGGTATTGGAAACAAAATCCAAAAAGGAATATATGTTGGTTCTGGGAATGGGGTTAAGATTGGGAATAATTGTCAAATTAATGAAAGGGTTCGTTTGGATAATGTAGAAATTGGCAATAATGTTATGATCGCAAGAGAATGTATTGTTTTAGGTAAAACTCATCTAAATAGTGATGTTGATGTACCTATGGCTGACCAAGGTAGGTCTGAAGCATTCACTTCCTATATAGAGGATGATGTTTGGTTGGGACTTCGTGTAATAGTTATGCCTGGCGTAAGGATAGGTAAAGGTAGTATTGTAGGGGCCGGAGCGGTTGTGACCAAAGATATTCCTGCATTTACGATCTGGGGTGGAGTTCCTGCTAAATTTATTAAATCTAGAATCTAA
- a CDS encoding acyltransferase produces the protein MIDKLLKPGSKSREIINYFRFLYLAFANHIVSRIPSYIIREFFYRYMYGMKIGKNSHIQMGVRVYAPSKIKIGTNCSIGHGSLLDGRRGIEIGNYVDLAGYVRIFTLGHDLDDKEYKSTGAKVKIGDYASLFTGVYVLPGRTIAEGTAVALSSVVTKDTLPWSIYAGNPAKLIRARKIDNLTYERNYKRYFH, from the coding sequence ATGATAGATAAATTGTTAAAACCTGGCAGCAAAAGTAGAGAGATTATCAATTATTTTAGATTTCTATACTTGGCTTTTGCAAATCATATTGTCAGTAGAATTCCTAGTTATATTATACGTGAATTTTTTTATCGATATATGTATGGTATGAAGATAGGAAAGAATTCACATATACAAATGGGAGTAAGGGTGTATGCACCTTCTAAAATTAAAATTGGCACTAATTGTTCAATAGGTCATGGGAGCTTGCTTGACGGCCGTAGGGGTATTGAAATAGGGAACTATGTTGATTTGGCAGGATATGTTAGAATTTTTACTCTAGGACACGATCTTGATGATAAAGAGTATAAGTCTACAGGTGCCAAAGTTAAAATCGGAGATTATGCAAGTTTGTTTACCGGTGTATATGTATTGCCGGGTAGAACTATTGCAGAAGGAACAGCAGTTGCATTGTCGTCTGTAGTGACTAAAGATACTTTACCTTGGTCCATATATGCTGGGAATCCAGCTAAATTGATTCGGGCAAGAAAAATTGATAATCTTACTTATGAACGAAATTATAAACGCTATTTCCATTAA
- a CDS encoding DUF354 domain-containing protein — MINNSIMLDIKHPAQLNLFRGLAFRLKDEGWEVIVCYLDRGKLPAIIKREYKGIKLIPVGSSRGTKWSILWNGNIKRTAEFLKLIMKYRFSICIAASSAPLALACRLSSTPIIQFYDDPERKRINQINAFLSNRIFFPPLVSESKKIGVFNCLKEWSYLSPVYFNPSIEALNEYNVNAYDYIFVREVSNKSFNYMDQEDAIVCSFSSEINNKIPVLLSLEDKSIRDEFPDHWIILEEPIKDIHSLIYYSRLMVSSGDSMAREGAMLGVPSIYCGIREMKANQLLKQRGMLYHLAGHNAINKINELVEKEFNSLEQRNIRNLLLEQWDDMQGFMYKNINDYNKK; from the coding sequence ATGATCAATAATTCAATTATGCTGGATATTAAACATCCTGCCCAGCTTAACTTATTTAGAGGGTTAGCTTTTAGATTAAAAGATGAAGGATGGGAAGTTATAGTTTGTTATTTAGATAGGGGAAAGCTTCCAGCAATAATAAAAAGAGAGTATAAAGGAATAAAGCTAATTCCAGTAGGCAGCAGCCGAGGCACTAAATGGTCTATTCTTTGGAATGGCAACATAAAGCGAACTGCAGAATTTTTAAAACTAATAATGAAATACCGCTTTTCTATATGCATAGCTGCAAGTAGTGCTCCTTTGGCACTCGCGTGTAGGCTTTCTAGTACCCCGATAATCCAATTTTATGATGACCCTGAGCGAAAAAGAATAAATCAAATTAATGCATTTTTATCGAATAGGATTTTTTTTCCTCCTCTTGTTTCGGAAAGCAAGAAAATAGGAGTTTTCAATTGTTTGAAGGAGTGGAGTTATCTAAGTCCGGTTTATTTCAACCCTTCAATTGAAGCATTAAATGAATATAATGTAAATGCGTATGATTACATTTTTGTGAGAGAGGTAAGCAACAAATCTTTCAACTATATGGATCAGGAGGATGCAATAGTGTGTAGTTTTTCAAGTGAAATTAATAATAAAATCCCAGTCTTGTTGTCCTTAGAAGATAAGTCAATCAGAGATGAATTTCCAGATCATTGGATAATTCTAGAGGAGCCTATAAAAGATATTCACTCTTTGATTTATTACAGTAGATTAATGGTTTCTTCTGGTGATAGTATGGCTAGGGAAGGTGCTATGCTTGGTGTTCCAAGTATTTATTGCGGAATCAGAGAAATGAAAGCTAACCAACTTCTTAAACAAAGGGGTATGCTATATCATTTAGCAGGCCACAATGCTATAAACAAGATAAATGAACTGGTTGAAAAAGAGTTTAATTCTTTAGAGCAAAGAAATATTAGAAATCTGTTATTGGAGCAATGGGATGACATGCAGGGATTTATGTACAAAAATATAAACGATTATAATAAAAAGTAA
- a CDS encoding UDP-glucose dehydrogenase family protein, whose protein sequence is MNISIFGLGYVGCVSLGCLAKNGHKVVGVDINDTKVGMINCGIATIVEKDIDLIIKEEFENNSISATTSANKAVLETELSIICVGTPSSPQGHLNLSYIYKTAEQIGEALKNKIDFHTVVIRSTVLPGTNKKIGEIIAQFSGKKRGEGFSVVSNPEFLREGTAVKDYYNPAITVIGGDHEVALSKVSSLYDELEAPIEITDIEVAEMIKYVNNSFHALKITFANEVGNIAKSMGIDSHKVMELFCKDTHLNISPAYFKPGFAYGGSCLPKDLKGLVTLGHDQYVATPVLSGVHESNEHQKRLAFELIARTGKKKICFIGLSFKEGTDDLRYSPSVDLAEKLIGKGYQLTIHDENVHLSKLIGENRSFIDEHMPHLSELIEEDPKKAIEDSEIVLINHRNFDATRYLDILKEKPCLIDLVRIPELEELPNYEGLCW, encoded by the coding sequence ATGAATATTTCAATTTTTGGATTAGGATACGTTGGCTGTGTTAGCTTGGGGTGTTTGGCTAAAAATGGTCACAAAGTTGTTGGTGTAGACATTAATGATACCAAAGTTGGCATGATTAATTGTGGTATTGCAACAATTGTTGAAAAGGATATTGACCTTATTATTAAGGAAGAATTTGAAAATAATAGTATCAGTGCAACTACCAGTGCAAATAAGGCCGTATTAGAAACAGAGTTAAGTATAATTTGTGTAGGTACTCCATCCTCACCACAGGGCCACCTTAACTTGTCATATATTTACAAAACAGCTGAGCAGATAGGTGAGGCCTTGAAAAATAAAATTGATTTCCACACTGTTGTAATAAGAAGTACTGTTTTACCTGGGACAAATAAAAAAATTGGAGAAATTATAGCTCAATTTTCAGGTAAGAAAAGAGGTGAAGGATTTTCCGTTGTCTCTAATCCTGAATTTCTAAGAGAAGGTACTGCAGTCAAAGATTATTATAACCCAGCAATCACTGTAATAGGAGGTGATCATGAAGTCGCACTTTCAAAAGTTTCATCACTTTACGATGAGTTGGAAGCTCCAATTGAAATCACTGATATTGAAGTTGCGGAAATGATAAAATATGTAAACAACAGTTTTCATGCACTAAAAATCACTTTTGCAAATGAAGTCGGTAATATAGCAAAATCTATGGGAATAGATTCCCATAAGGTAATGGAGCTCTTCTGTAAGGATACACATCTAAATATTTCTCCGGCTTATTTCAAACCTGGCTTTGCCTATGGTGGATCTTGCCTACCAAAAGACCTAAAAGGTCTAGTTACATTAGGGCATGATCAATATGTTGCTACACCGGTTTTAAGTGGCGTGCATGAATCTAATGAACACCAAAAACGTTTAGCATTTGAACTAATTGCTAGAACAGGAAAAAAGAAGATTTGTTTTATAGGCTTGTCATTCAAAGAGGGGACGGATGATTTAAGGTATAGTCCTTCAGTAGATTTGGCTGAAAAATTAATAGGTAAAGGTTATCAATTGACGATTCATGATGAAAATGTACACCTATCCAAATTGATAGGTGAAAACAGATCTTTTATTGATGAACATATGCCACATTTATCTGAATTGATTGAAGAAGATCCAAAGAAGGCAATCGAGGATTCAGAAATAGTTTTGATTAATCATAGAAATTTTGATGCAACTAGATATTTGGATATCCTAAAAGAGAAACCTTGCCTAATTGATCTTGTAAGAATTCCCGAGCTTGAAGAGTTACCTAACTATGAAGGTCTATGTTGGTAA